The following proteins come from a genomic window of Diprion similis isolate iyDipSimi1 chromosome 8, iyDipSimi1.1, whole genome shotgun sequence:
- the LOC124409590 gene encoding uncharacterized protein LOC124409590, whose protein sequence is MQLQILIIGGLLPFWAVSQAQKFEDNFANCRVGQAGFDACVREGLNAVRPFFKTGLPQYNVAPFDPFFAREITASRGLPALGFTLTLRNITETGWTASKVTRFVSDLSNYRVQYTQSFPEKYLSGDYEFKAQILGTKIANKGKFTLTLYDLVQTTMITRNPNSKLTASIDVEKISNLELHITNLLQGRRLIETMLDRIINTMWQPGFVVTRGLINELVSTGFTEIFGKAFQNFPFEKLFESKSNDV, encoded by the exons AGGACAACTTCGCAAATTGCAGAGTTGGACAGGCGGGATTCGACGCCTGCGTAAGAGAAGGTTTGAACGCGGTGAGACCCTTCTTCAAGACTGGACTTCCTCAGTACAACGTCGCGCCCTTCGATCCCTTCTTCGCGCGGGAAATCACAGCCAGCAGAGGTCTCCCGGCCCTTGGATTCACCCTCACCCTCAGGAACATCACCGAAACCGGTTGGACGGCGAGCAAAGTCACGCGATTCGTTAGCGATTTGTCCAACTACAGG GTTCAATACACGCAAAGTTTTCCCGAAAAATACTTGTCCGGTGATTACGAATTCAAGGCACAGATTCTTGGTACTAAAATAGCCAACAAAGGGAAATTTACACTGACATTGT ACGACCTGGTGCAGACGACGATGATTACCAGAAATCCGAATTCCAAGCTAACGGCGAGCATCGACGTCGAGAAGATAAGCAATCTCGAGCTCCACATCACGAACCTGTTGCAAGGTCGGCGATTGATCGAAACGATGCTGGACAGGATTATAAACACGATGTGGCAGCCAGGCTTTGTGGTGACGAGAGGTTTGATAAACGAGCTGGTATCCACCGGCTTTACGGAGATCTTCGGCAAGGCCTTCCAAAATTTCCCAttcgaaaaacttttcgaGTCCAAATCGAACGACGTTTGA